The following coding sequences are from one Nitrospira sp. CR1.1 window:
- a CDS encoding peptidylprolyl isomerase: MVGTGLAADAPDKGGDVVNASNVRAVIKTKLGDIEMKFLPDVAPKHVENFIKLAKSGFYNGTIFHRVIPGFMIQGGDPNTKDTLKKGAYGQGGPGHNVKAEFSDLPHKRGVVSMARAQDPDSAGSQFFVVVEESRFLDRKYTIFGEVVKGIGVADKIVALPRVMCQTGAPSPADKGPCDNPIDRVEMTVTIIE; this comes from the coding sequence ATGGTTGGAACCGGTTTAGCGGCTGATGCTCCTGACAAGGGCGGCGATGTCGTTAATGCGAGCAATGTGCGGGCAGTCATCAAGACCAAGTTAGGCGACATTGAGATGAAGTTTTTGCCGGACGTTGCCCCGAAGCATGTCGAAAATTTCATCAAGTTGGCCAAATCCGGATTTTATAATGGCACGATTTTTCATCGTGTCATCCCTGGTTTTATGATTCAGGGGGGCGACCCGAACACCAAGGACACACTGAAAAAAGGCGCCTATGGCCAAGGCGGTCCCGGGCACAATGTCAAAGCTGAATTCAGCGACCTGCCCCACAAGCGTGGCGTCGTGTCAATGGCGCGGGCACAGGATCCTGATAGCGCCGGGTCGCAGTTTTTTGTCGTCGTCGAGGAGTCGCGTTTCTTGGATCGAAAATACACTATTTTCGGTGAAGTGGTGAAAGGGATTGGGGTTGCGGACAAGATCGTGGCATTGCCAAGAGTCATGTGTCAGACCGGCGCGCCGAGTCCTGCCGATAAGGGGCCGTGCGACAATCCGATCGATCGGGTTGAGATGACGGTGACGATTATCGAGTGA
- the rnc gene encoding ribonuclease III, whose product MTPATSIEAVQRLLGYRFRQPRLLEEALTHKSYSNERRTKDRTQNERLEFLGDAVLSLVMSEYLAAEFPGSNEGGLSKLKAHLVSEASLAKAARRMKLGRLLRLGKGEELSKGREKHSLLADALEALIAAVYLDGGLEASRTFTLRVLEEELLAARAEQARPGMEDYKTQLQELCQKRFESLPQYATVRESGPDHEKVFEVELTIQGVMRGIGCGHSKKEAEQMAAREALTQLTA is encoded by the coding sequence ATGACGCCGGCAACGTCAATTGAGGCGGTCCAGCGCCTTCTGGGCTACCGGTTCCGCCAGCCTCGTCTGCTGGAAGAAGCCCTGACTCACAAATCCTACTCCAACGAGCGGCGCACCAAAGATCGAACGCAGAACGAACGCCTGGAATTTCTGGGCGACGCGGTGCTGTCGCTCGTCATGAGTGAGTACCTCGCCGCCGAATTTCCGGGGAGCAACGAGGGCGGGTTGTCCAAGCTGAAAGCTCATCTCGTGAGTGAGGCGTCGCTGGCTAAGGCCGCCCGGCGAATGAAACTGGGGCGCCTGTTGCGATTGGGAAAGGGTGAAGAACTCTCGAAGGGTCGGGAGAAACATTCCTTATTAGCAGATGCGCTCGAAGCTTTAATCGCGGCGGTCTATTTGGATGGTGGACTTGAGGCGAGCCGGACTTTTACCTTGCGGGTGTTGGAGGAGGAATTGCTGGCGGCACGGGCGGAACAGGCCCGGCCCGGGATGGAAGATTATAAAACGCAGCTCCAGGAACTCTGCCAGAAGCGGTTCGAAAGTCTCCCGCAGTATGCCACGGTGCGGGAATCAGGGCCGGATCACGAAAAGGTGTTTGAGGTTGAGCTGACCATCCAGGGAGTGATGCGAGGGATCGGGTGCGGCCACAGCAAAAAAGAGGCGGAGCAGATGGCTGCGCGGGAAGCTCTGACCCAATTAACGGCGTGA
- the fabF gene encoding beta-ketoacyl-ACP synthase II, which yields MHDRSVRRVVVTGLGLVTPLGTGVDKTWKALCAGESGVGRITRFDPSGYDAQIAAEVKDFDPAQFIEKKEIKKMDTFIHYAVGASQLAVDDAGLKVSSEEATRVGVYIGSGIGGLGSIEHYHDVLKEKGPGRVSPFFIPMTIINLASGQVAIRVGAKGPNSCAVTACATGNHCIGDAYRLIRRNDADVMIAGGAEAAITPLGVAGFASAKALSFRNNEPAKASRPFDKDRDGFVLGEGAGVVVLEELEHARARGARIYAEVIGYAMNSDAYHITAPPEEGEGAVRCMEMAIADAGVLKTDIGYINAHGTSTMADAIETKAIKHVFGDQAYRIPVSSTKSMTGHLLGAAGGIEAVFSILALHHGVLPPTINLDHPDPACDLDYVPNKARPAKPQVALSNSFGFGGVNACLLFRRCDQ from the coding sequence ATGCACGATCGATCCGTCAGACGTGTGGTGGTGACCGGTCTCGGACTGGTGACGCCGCTTGGAACCGGCGTCGACAAAACGTGGAAGGCGCTGTGTGCCGGCGAGTCCGGCGTGGGCCGAATCACGCGATTTGATCCAAGCGGATACGACGCGCAGATTGCCGCAGAGGTGAAAGATTTCGACCCGGCGCAGTTCATCGAGAAAAAAGAAATCAAGAAGATGGACACCTTCATCCACTATGCGGTGGGGGCGAGCCAATTGGCGGTGGACGATGCCGGCCTGAAAGTTTCGTCTGAAGAGGCGACGAGAGTCGGGGTCTACATCGGGTCCGGTATCGGCGGGCTGGGATCGATCGAGCACTATCATGACGTGCTGAAGGAAAAGGGGCCAGGCCGGGTCTCGCCTTTCTTCATTCCGATGACGATTATCAACCTGGCCTCCGGGCAGGTGGCGATCCGGGTGGGCGCGAAGGGGCCGAATTCCTGTGCGGTCACGGCCTGCGCGACCGGGAACCATTGCATCGGCGATGCCTACCGCCTCATTCGACGGAACGATGCGGATGTGATGATTGCCGGCGGTGCGGAAGCGGCAATTACGCCGCTGGGTGTTGCCGGGTTTGCCTCGGCGAAAGCCCTGTCGTTTCGAAACAACGAACCGGCGAAGGCGAGTCGGCCTTTCGACAAAGACCGCGACGGATTCGTGTTGGGCGAAGGGGCTGGCGTGGTCGTGCTCGAAGAACTGGAGCATGCCCGTGCGCGCGGCGCACGCATCTATGCCGAAGTTATCGGATACGCCATGAATAGTGATGCCTACCACATCACCGCGCCGCCCGAAGAGGGAGAGGGGGCAGTTCGGTGTATGGAAATGGCGATTGCGGATGCCGGCGTCCTCAAGACGGACATCGGCTACATCAATGCCCATGGCACGTCTACCATGGCGGATGCGATCGAGACCAAGGCCATCAAACATGTGTTCGGGGATCAGGCGTACCGGATTCCGGTCAGTTCGACGAAGTCCATGACGGGCCATCTGTTGGGTGCGGCCGGAGGGATAGAGGCCGTGTTCAGCATTCTTGCCTTACACCATGGTGTCTTGCCTCCGACCATCAACCTCGACCATCCCGATCCCGCCTGTGACCTCGACTACGTGCCCAATAAGGCCCGTCCGGCCAAGCCTCAGGTGGCCCTGTCCAATTCGTTCGGCTTCGGCGGGGTCAACGCCTGTCTGCTTTTTCGCAGATGTGACCAGTAA
- the acpP gene encoding acyl carrier protein: MATVDERVKKIIAEQLGVEEDEVTLEAHFVEDLGADSLDTVELVMALEEEFEIEIPDEDAEKILTVGKALDYIKEKA, translated from the coding sequence ATGGCAACAGTAGATGAACGGGTGAAGAAAATTATTGCCGAGCAGTTGGGGGTTGAGGAAGACGAAGTGACGCTGGAAGCGCATTTCGTCGAAGATTTGGGTGCGGATTCGCTCGACACGGTCGAATTGGTGATGGCCCTGGAAGAAGAGTTTGAAATTGAAATCCCCGATGAGGATGCAGAAAAGATCCTCACCGTTGGGAAAGCGCTGGATTACATTAAAGAGAAAGCGTAA
- the fabG gene encoding 3-oxoacyl-[acyl-carrier-protein] reductase produces the protein MSLQGKVAIVTGGAQGIGRAIAEGLAEDGADIAVADLDPGRSQEAVAAIQKLGRRALSVKVNVSDWNDAKSMADQVMQEWGRIDILVNNAGITRDGLLLRMKEEDWNLVLQVNLNGTFHCTKAVLLPMTKQRFGRIVNIASIVGAMGNVGQANYSASKAAVIGFTKTAAREYASRAVTVNAVAPGFIDTAMTQGLSPEVKDALQKQIPLGRLGLPSDIAAAVRFLVSDAASYITGQVLHVNGGMLMV, from the coding sequence ATGTCATTACAGGGGAAAGTGGCGATTGTTACGGGCGGAGCCCAGGGAATCGGACGTGCGATTGCGGAAGGCCTGGCCGAGGATGGCGCGGATATTGCGGTGGCAGACCTTGATCCGGGGCGTTCGCAAGAGGCGGTGGCGGCGATTCAGAAATTGGGACGCCGGGCTCTGAGTGTCAAAGTGAATGTGTCCGATTGGAATGATGCCAAGTCCATGGCCGATCAGGTCATGCAGGAATGGGGTCGGATCGATATCCTGGTGAATAACGCCGGTATCACGCGCGACGGGTTGCTGCTTCGGATGAAGGAAGAAGATTGGAACCTGGTCCTGCAAGTCAATTTGAACGGGACGTTTCATTGCACCAAAGCCGTTCTGCTCCCCATGACGAAGCAGCGGTTTGGCCGGATCGTCAATATCGCCTCGATTGTGGGTGCGATGGGGAATGTGGGGCAGGCGAATTATTCGGCATCTAAGGCGGCGGTGATTGGGTTTACCAAAACCGCGGCGCGCGAATATGCGAGTCGAGCCGTGACGGTCAACGCGGTGGCGCCGGGTTTTATTGATACGGCCATGACGCAGGGGTTATCGCCGGAGGTGAAGGACGCTTTGCAGAAGCAGATCCCGCTGGGACGGTTGGGCCTTCCGTCCGATATTGCCGCGGCGGTTCGGTTTCTGGTGTCGGATGCAGCGTCGTATATCACGGGACAGGTCTTGCACGTGAACGGCGGCATGCTCATGGTATAA
- the fabD gene encoding ACP S-malonyltransferase, with protein MTASAIGFLFPGQGSQSVGMGRGLYDAFPTVRAVYEEASSILGYDVAQLCFEGPVERLNLTENTQPALFVSSAAALKALEPAGLTPVAVAGHSLGEYSAVFAAGGVSFQDAVSLVQKRGRYMAEAVPPGTGLVAALLGLSAEVVRAVCQEAASAGVVAAANFNSPGQVVIAGEKAAVERAIEIAKSKGCKKAIPLPVSVPVHTPLMQGAANRLAAEFGGVTWRDLAVPLVNNAEAVALRRSEDIRASLVRQLPSSVRWEESVQTMAQLGVTTFVEIGPGTVLTGLVKRILPGAVTANVHDPKSLDAALTAAGVERQA; from the coding sequence ATGACAGCTTCAGCAATCGGATTTTTGTTCCCCGGACAGGGATCGCAATCAGTGGGCATGGGACGCGGGTTGTATGATGCGTTCCCGACGGTGAGGGCGGTGTATGAAGAGGCCTCCTCCATTCTCGGCTACGATGTGGCGCAGCTCTGTTTTGAGGGGCCGGTTGAACGACTGAATCTCACAGAAAACACTCAGCCGGCCTTGTTCGTGAGTAGCGCGGCGGCGCTCAAGGCTTTGGAACCAGCCGGACTAACTCCCGTGGCCGTTGCCGGGCACAGTCTCGGAGAATATTCGGCGGTTTTCGCGGCCGGCGGCGTCTCGTTTCAGGATGCGGTGTCCCTGGTGCAAAAGCGTGGGCGTTACATGGCCGAGGCCGTGCCACCAGGGACAGGATTGGTCGCCGCGTTGCTGGGTCTCTCGGCGGAAGTCGTGAGGGCAGTGTGTCAGGAAGCCGCGTCCGCCGGTGTGGTCGCCGCCGCGAATTTCAACTCTCCCGGCCAGGTTGTCATTGCCGGCGAGAAGGCCGCGGTCGAACGGGCGATTGAAATCGCCAAGTCGAAGGGATGCAAGAAAGCGATTCCGCTTCCGGTGAGTGTGCCGGTTCACACGCCCTTGATGCAGGGTGCCGCAAATCGGTTGGCAGCGGAATTCGGCGGAGTGACCTGGCGGGATTTGGCTGTGCCATTGGTCAATAATGCAGAGGCGGTGGCGCTGCGGCGCTCGGAAGACATTCGGGCGTCGCTGGTCCGGCAATTGCCGTCATCGGTGCGGTGGGAAGAGTCGGTGCAGACGATGGCTCAGCTGGGTGTGACGACCTTCGTTGAAATCGGACCGGGAACGGTATTGACGGGCTTGGTGAAGCGTATCCTTCCAGGCGCGGTCACCGCCAATGTCCATGACCCGAAGTCATTGGACGCGGCACTCACCGCCGCGGGCGTAGAGCGTCAGGCATAA
- the fabH gene encoding beta-ketoacyl-ACP synthase III, translating to MIRARITGTGSYAPERVMTNGDLEQLVATSDEWIRERTGIRERRIAAQGQACSDLGLIAAERALKAAGLSGSDLDLILLATCTGDMPLPSTACLLQHRLGATRAAACDISAACCGFVYALGVADAYVRTGMRHVLVVGSEVMSTITDWTDRNTCILFGDGAGAAVVSAAEGQRGILSSHLHSDGSLSDLIVVPGGGTRIPPSEAMMGERSQYIKMKGNETFKVAVRTLEEVARETLAAHQLSVDDLDLYIPHQANLRIIKAVADRLGLPLEKVVLNMDRYGNTSAASIPIALDEAVRDGRVKDGQLVMFGAFGAGLTWASTLIRW from the coding sequence GTGATACGGGCGCGGATCACAGGGACCGGGTCGTATGCCCCTGAGCGGGTGATGACCAATGGTGATCTGGAGCAGCTGGTGGCGACCTCCGATGAATGGATTCGCGAGCGCACAGGGATCCGGGAACGACGCATTGCGGCTCAAGGACAAGCCTGTTCAGACTTGGGCTTGATCGCCGCAGAACGTGCATTGAAAGCCGCTGGCTTGTCCGGCAGTGATCTCGATCTGATTCTCCTGGCCACCTGCACGGGCGATATGCCCTTGCCATCGACCGCCTGCCTGCTCCAACATCGTCTGGGCGCGACGCGGGCCGCGGCCTGCGACATCTCTGCCGCTTGCTGCGGGTTCGTCTATGCGTTAGGGGTCGCTGACGCCTATGTTCGCACTGGAATGCGCCATGTCCTGGTCGTGGGCTCTGAAGTGATGTCCACGATTACGGATTGGACGGACCGCAATACGTGCATTTTATTTGGGGATGGCGCCGGTGCGGCGGTGGTGAGCGCTGCCGAAGGACAACGTGGCATCCTCTCCAGCCACCTGCATTCTGACGGCAGCTTATCTGATTTGATCGTGGTGCCTGGCGGTGGAACGCGGATTCCCCCTTCTGAAGCGATGATGGGCGAACGCTCACAGTACATCAAGATGAAGGGGAACGAAACGTTTAAGGTCGCGGTACGGACCCTGGAGGAAGTGGCGCGCGAAACGCTTGCGGCGCATCAGCTGTCGGTCGATGACCTTGATCTGTACATTCCTCACCAGGCCAACCTGCGTATCATTAAAGCGGTGGCCGATCGTCTCGGTCTTCCGCTGGAAAAAGTCGTCTTGAATATGGATCGGTACGGCAACACGTCCGCAGCCTCGATACCGATCGCCTTGGACGAAGCGGTGCGGGATGGACGGGTCAAAGACGGTCAACTGGTGATGTTCGGCGCATTCGGCGCGGGGCTGACCTGGGCATCGACGTTGATTCGCTGGTGA
- the plsX gene encoding phosphate acyltransferase PlsX, whose translation MKIAVDAMGGDHGPAPVIEGAMQAAQELGLGIILVGKEDELTAACRKLNCNDTRITIRHAPQVVEMHESPAAVARKKRDSSIWVATELVKSGEADAVVSPGNTGASMVASFFVLGLIKGVERPAIATMLPTLTGSAVMLDVGANVDCSAQHLEQFALMGNEFARHVYAKPNPRVGLLSIGEEDSKGNEVTKEAFKLLKASPLNFIGNIEGRDVYSGSADVVVCDGFIGNVALKISEGVADVIKKLLMKELSGSWLGRLAYPLIAKPLLNLKRKIDYAEFGGAPLLGVNGTTMICHGRSSAKAIKNAIRRAKGLAETRLDELIQRDIEESLRRHQDERLEGKQA comes from the coding sequence ATGAAGATTGCCGTCGATGCGATGGGCGGAGACCATGGACCGGCCCCGGTCATTGAAGGCGCGATGCAAGCCGCGCAGGAACTGGGGCTCGGGATCATTCTGGTCGGCAAGGAAGACGAGCTGACCGCCGCATGCCGCAAACTCAACTGTAACGATACGCGGATTACCATTCGGCACGCGCCGCAAGTGGTGGAGATGCACGAGTCGCCTGCCGCTGTGGCCAGGAAGAAGCGGGACTCGTCCATTTGGGTGGCGACGGAGCTGGTCAAATCCGGTGAAGCCGATGCGGTGGTCAGTCCGGGCAATACCGGCGCAAGCATGGTCGCTTCATTCTTTGTCCTCGGTTTGATCAAGGGGGTCGAGCGACCGGCGATTGCCACGATGTTGCCGACGTTGACGGGGAGCGCGGTGATGCTGGATGTGGGCGCCAATGTCGATTGTTCGGCGCAACATCTGGAGCAATTCGCTTTGATGGGAAATGAATTTGCCCGGCATGTCTACGCCAAGCCCAATCCGCGCGTGGGACTGTTGAGCATCGGAGAGGAAGACAGCAAGGGCAACGAAGTCACCAAGGAAGCCTTCAAGCTATTGAAAGCCAGCCCATTGAATTTTATCGGGAACATCGAGGGGCGCGACGTGTACAGCGGGAGTGCGGATGTGGTGGTGTGCGACGGGTTTATTGGCAATGTGGCGCTCAAGATTTCGGAAGGTGTCGCGGACGTCATCAAGAAGTTGCTGATGAAGGAACTTTCCGGTTCATGGCTCGGACGGTTGGCCTATCCCTTGATTGCAAAGCCGCTCCTGAACTTGAAGCGAAAAATCGATTATGCGGAATTCGGCGGCGCGCCCTTGCTGGGGGTGAACGGGACCACCATGATCTGCCATGGCCGCTCGTCCGCCAAGGCGATTAAGAATGCCATTCGTCGAGCAAAGGGATTGGCCGAAACCCGTTTGGATGAGCTGATTCAACGCGACATCGAGGAGAGCCTGAGACGGCATCAAGACGAGCGGTTGGAGGGAAAGCAGGCGTGA
- the rpmF gene encoding 50S ribosomal protein L32, protein MPNPKHKHSRSRRDMRRTAKTRLVPPGFSLCPQCHELKLPHYTCMNCGTYKGKAVIVVEES, encoded by the coding sequence ATGCCAAATCCAAAACATAAACATTCACGATCCCGGCGGGACATGCGGCGAACGGCCAAGACCAGGCTTGTGCCTCCTGGATTTTCTCTCTGCCCGCAGTGCCACGAATTGAAGCTGCCGCACTATACGTGCATGAACTGCGGAACCTACAAAGGCAAAGCGGTTATCGTCGTCGAGGAATCCTAG
- the rpsR gene encoding 30S ribosomal protein S18 translates to MERGDRGNSGGGGGGRFFQRRKPCRFCVDKAPIDFKDVGLLRNFLTERGRIVPRRISGNCLQHQRVLTVAVKRARQIALVSFAEER, encoded by the coding sequence ATGGAACGAGGAGATCGTGGAAACAGCGGAGGGGGCGGAGGCGGTCGGTTTTTTCAGCGCCGCAAGCCATGCCGGTTTTGCGTCGATAAAGCACCGATTGATTTCAAGGATGTCGGCCTGTTGCGGAATTTTCTGACCGAACGTGGACGAATTGTTCCCCGTCGCATTTCCGGCAATTGCTTGCAGCATCAGCGGGTGTTGACGGTAGCAGTGAAGCGGGCTCGCCAGATCGCCTTGGTGAGTTTCGCGGAAGAGCGCTAG
- the ssb gene encoding single-stranded DNA-binding protein: protein MAGFNKVILVGNLTRNPELRYTPSGTPVASFGLATSRRFKQGDELKEEVCFIDIVVFGKQAEHCGQYLSKGNGVIIDGRLQQRRWETEDGQKRSKHEVVAQGVTFLPKRGETGGEGGGLHEEPPSYDDEQM, encoded by the coding sequence TTGGCGGGATTCAATAAAGTCATTCTGGTCGGGAATCTGACGCGGAATCCTGAGCTGCGGTACACGCCCAGCGGAACGCCGGTCGCCAGCTTTGGCTTGGCGACGAGTCGGCGCTTCAAGCAGGGTGATGAACTCAAGGAAGAAGTCTGCTTCATCGATATCGTGGTGTTCGGGAAGCAAGCCGAACATTGCGGGCAGTATTTGAGCAAGGGGAACGGCGTCATTATCGATGGGCGTCTTCAGCAGCGACGCTGGGAGACAGAAGACGGCCAGAAACGCAGTAAGCATGAAGTCGTGGCTCAAGGTGTGACCTTTCTCCCGAAGCGGGGCGAGACCGGTGGTGAGGGCGGTGGCCTTCACGAAGAACCACCTTCATACGATGACGAACAGATGTAG
- the rpsF gene encoding 30S ribosomal protein S6 gives MSAGPACLHLAPVCDGGQCPGGICMELYESLFIIRPTLSDEETTTLIEKMKGTVTRNGATLVRAENWGRKKLAYEIKRERKGTYVYFYFQGPGTTIADLERAYRLEDSIIKFLTVKLEQEPAPPRGAPVAAPAPQGATVGGIQ, from the coding sequence ATGTCGGCTGGTCCGGCATGCCTACACCTCGCTCCCGTCTGTGACGGGGGCCAATGTCCAGGAGGAATCTGCATGGAGCTCTACGAGTCCCTGTTTATTATTCGTCCGACCTTAAGCGACGAAGAAACGACGACGCTGATTGAAAAAATGAAGGGTACCGTCACCAGGAACGGAGCCACGCTCGTGCGAGCCGAGAATTGGGGCCGCAAGAAGCTTGCCTACGAAATCAAGCGTGAACGCAAGGGCACGTACGTCTACTTTTATTTTCAAGGTCCTGGCACAACGATCGCGGACCTGGAGCGCGCGTATCGGCTCGAGGATTCAATCATCAAGTTTCTCACCGTAAAATTGGAGCAGGAGCCCGCTCCGCCCAGGGGTGCCCCCGTGGCGGCGCCAGCCCCACAAGGAGCCACCGTTGGCGGGATTCAATAA
- a CDS encoding ABC transporter substrate-binding protein, producing the protein MDTSLRGSIGSDGAGEPRGHSRPAGFRSLWRTSIGYCNMAHRFLRVSGTCVILSLLMMTFCMVRPSTAAWIDPLTPEERQGRDLYHYGENGSADHVHVNLQGVEGGVLPTLFRCAGCHGHRGEGTQEGGLRVPPLTPSALRQLREVSSTGRSRVGYTDEALAKAITRGIDPSGHALRPSMPRYQLTSSQLAAVIAYLNRIGEESDTDPGVSPDVVLIGAALPLTGPLAQLGRDVAATMRGTMRRLNEHGGVYGRQIELIVEDSRGEPAQTAQAVSRLIERHQVFALVGSFEPTREAPVRGRMERLQIPLIFPLSQSLELSDPPHPSVFYALPGFDLQFRSLVDFFASRMRALAGSSQPRLALVHRSGVSSSEAVRGALAQIRHHGLNLAVSYEYSSGRLAVVALVAQLEQQGIDAVLFMGDGEDLVSMANELGRRGMSPVLLSAAGMVGAQAHAVPSDLLSRIFLVTPLDPPTEREMIYLRALSEQPALSSVGFARMAHGAVSMLAESLKQAGRDLSRHAVIEALEAFRDQDTGAGFAVTFGVQRRLGRVASKVVGLLKDPPYISPLTDWIVPEDTP; encoded by the coding sequence ATGGACACGTCTTTACGGGGAAGCATCGGTTCCGATGGTGCTGGAGAGCCTCGAGGCCATAGCCGGCCTGCCGGATTCCGCTCCCTCTGGCGGACGTCAATAGGTTATTGCAACATGGCTCATCGATTTCTCCGGGTGAGCGGGACGTGCGTCATCCTAAGCCTGCTCATGATGACGTTTTGTATGGTACGGCCTTCCACCGCCGCATGGATTGATCCGCTTACGCCGGAGGAGCGGCAGGGGCGTGACTTGTATCACTATGGTGAGAACGGCTCCGCGGACCATGTTCACGTGAACTTGCAGGGAGTCGAGGGAGGTGTCCTGCCGACTCTTTTTCGATGCGCGGGATGTCATGGTCATCGCGGGGAAGGAACACAAGAGGGAGGGCTGCGGGTGCCTCCACTCACGCCCTCGGCCCTCAGGCAGCTCCGAGAAGTAAGCAGTACCGGACGGTCTCGGGTCGGATACACGGACGAGGCGCTGGCTAAGGCGATCACGCGAGGCATTGATCCGTCGGGCCATGCGTTACGCCCAAGTATGCCGCGGTATCAATTGACATCCAGCCAATTGGCGGCCGTGATCGCATATCTGAACCGGATTGGAGAGGAATCCGATACGGATCCCGGGGTAAGCCCCGATGTTGTGCTGATCGGAGCGGCGCTCCCTTTGACGGGGCCGCTCGCACAGTTAGGCCGGGATGTAGCCGCGACGATGCGGGGAACTATGCGGCGCCTGAACGAGCACGGCGGCGTATACGGACGGCAAATTGAACTCATTGTGGAAGATTCCCGGGGAGAGCCTGCGCAGACGGCGCAGGCCGTCTCTCGCCTGATCGAGAGGCACCAAGTCTTTGCCCTCGTGGGGAGCTTCGAGCCGACGAGAGAGGCACCCGTCCGTGGACGAATGGAGCGGCTCCAGATACCTCTGATTTTTCCTTTGAGCCAGTCTCTTGAGCTCTCAGATCCGCCCCACCCTTCCGTTTTCTATGCCTTGCCCGGGTTCGATCTTCAATTTCGATCGTTAGTGGATTTTTTTGCGTCCCGCATGAGGGCCCTCGCGGGAAGTTCCCAGCCCCGTCTGGCTCTCGTGCACAGGAGCGGAGTCAGTAGTAGTGAGGCTGTGCGTGGGGCCCTGGCGCAGATTCGGCATCATGGATTGAATCTGGCGGTGAGTTACGAATATTCGTCAGGCCGTCTGGCCGTGGTGGCTCTTGTTGCGCAATTGGAACAGCAGGGAATCGATGCCGTCTTGTTCATGGGAGACGGAGAAGATCTTGTCTCCATGGCAAATGAGCTAGGCCGCCGGGGAATGTCGCCGGTGTTGTTGAGTGCGGCCGGCATGGTCGGCGCACAGGCTCATGCCGTCCCATCGGACCTTCTTTCGCGGATATTTCTCGTGACCCCGCTTGATCCGCCTACGGAGCGTGAGATGATATATTTGCGGGCCTTGAGTGAGCAGCCCGCGTTATCGAGTGTGGGGTTTGCCCGCATGGCCCACGGCGCTGTGTCGATGCTGGCTGAGTCCCTGAAGCAGGCGGGTAGGGACCTCAGTCGCCATGCAGTCATTGAGGCCCTGGAGGCCTTTCGCGATCAGGACACCGGGGCAGGGTTTGCTGTGACATTCGGGGTACAGCGCCGACTGGGACGTGTGGCGTCAAAAGTAGTCGGTCTGCTCAAAGATCCCCCCTATATTTCGCCGTTGACGGATTGGATCGTGCCGGAAGATACCCCATGA